The Rubripirellula amarantea genome includes the window GAAGACGTTGTTCCGTTTATGTTGGAGGACAAACTCATTGAGCGTGGGGGGAAGTTTGAAAAATCTGCTCCTTTTACCGAGCATGTTGCTGTCGATCAGAGATTGGTAACAGGTCAGAACCCCCAGTCGGCGAAAGAGGTTGGCATGGCTACCTTGCAGGAGTTGCAAAAGTTGAAGGAAGCGTCCCAGTAATCGTTGCAAATTGGAAACGGAGGCAACCCATTAGATTTCAACTTGAAACAATGGATTACACAATGAAAATTCTTCTCGCCGGTCCAGATGATGCTTGAGTCAACGGACAGCAATTGGATCGTTTGTGATCTGAGCGCCTTTCAGGTCGCAAAGAATCAGCAGTCAGGAGCGGCGGCTGATAATGATCAGCCCCGAAACAATAATCAGTGCGGAACCCGCCATCATTTGCGAGCTGAGAGTTTCTTGAAACCAGAAGACTCCCAAGCCGACGCCAAACAGCAGGCGAGAATATCGGAAGGGAGTCACCGCTGACACGTCACCTGTTCGCATCGCTTTCATCAGGCAGGCATACGCAACGGAGAAGCGAACAACGAAAGGCACTTCCGGCAAGCCGCGGGTCGTAGTCACCAGAGTTGGTCAGACTGTTTTGGTAAGCTAAATACAAAGGCAACGTGAATTTTGCAGCTTCCCCTTATCAGAACACCAACCGACAACGCAGATGATGCAAAAGGCGAGCACAGTGCGACAGACTCCAAACGCTGCAAGAACAGGATGGTAGAACAAATGAACGGAGAAGCGAATCTGCTGAAGTTGCTGCAAAACATGCGACCGGAACTGCAAGATGGCGAATATGTGTTTTGCTCATTGGAACCTGCAGTTGCGTCCGAACTTTGCCTTTCCCCCGTCGGTCAGTTTCTTGAAGAGGAGGGTTTGACGCTGATTCTTGCCAAGGACGAAGCGGAAGCGAACC containing:
- a CDS encoding DMT family transporter, with amino-acid sequence MTTTRGLPEVPFVVRFSVAYACLMKAMRTGDVSAVTPFRYSRLLFGVGLGVFWFQETLSSQMMAGSALIIVSGLIIISRRS